A region of Liolophura sinensis isolate JHLJ2023 chromosome 8, CUHK_Ljap_v2, whole genome shotgun sequence DNA encodes the following proteins:
- the LOC135472182 gene encoding uncharacterized protein LOC135472182 has translation MFCQRHPLGDDFGIEKLPPCWSAVCRVDNNQQTILLATPCSDGFDMEYGQNDQRRLLLDHCYPSNRGELPAPRCCGGYPICAHNGENSDIFNVINFFTFRNQIIYQPWFVKYEDVKLAADGRPPVN, from the exons ATGTTTTGCCAACGACACCCATTGGGGGACGATTTTGGCATCGAGAAGCTTCCGCCATGTTGGAGTGCCGTGTGTCGTGTTGACAACAACCAACAGACTATCCTTCTTGCAACTCC ATGTTCTGATGGTTTTGATATGGAGTATGGCCAGAACGATCAGAGGAGACTGCTACTAGACCATTGTTATCCTTCAAACAGAGGAGAACTCCCCGCTCCTCGCTGCTGTGGCGGCTATCCAATCTGCGCTCATAATGGTGAAAACAGCGACATTTTTAATGTCATCAACTTCTTTACCTTCAGGAATCAGATAATTTACCAGCCGTGGTTTGTGAAATatgaagatgtcaaactagCAGCCGATGGCCGACCTCCAGTTAATTAG
- the LOC135473543 gene encoding probable G-protein coupled receptor 139: MDLTLDPGRNNGSWFNIADSNASADVFGNLTIPPHQYYATELWKYFPPILILLGTFGNILTILILCRKSMWKMSSSPYLVVLGVADIVVLYTGLLRQWLRYVVDTDIRELSPVVCRLHIFSVYVSIDYSVWILVAVSVERFIGVCFPFKAKTFCTRRRTQITLFVIFCLLAILNSHFFFGFGSSFDNSTGVPVLISHCTVLTNEYALFTENIWPWVDLAVFSMIPFCLIIVCNISLIFRVVYSRRRHRVAPTDAHTTSGVSTSSMTALLISLNTLFLFTTAPISIYLIGYPRWSRTADYNEFALLNLCWAIVNFLMYLNNSLNFILYCLSGPRFRREIKLICARRHKVGVLKLTMPKRHVHSKGMILKLCSGLR, encoded by the exons ATGGATTTGACACTTGATCCAGGAAGAAATAACGGCAGTTGGTTTAACATTGCCGATTCAAATGCCAGCGCTGACGTGTTCGGTAATTTGACAATTCCTCCTCATCAATATTATGCCACAGAACTCTGGAAGTATTTCCCGCCAATCCTCATACTGCTCGGCACTTTCGGAAACATTCTGACAATCTTGATTCTTTGCCGGAAATCAATGTGGAAGATGTCCTCCTCTCCGTACCTTGTGGTCCTCGGTGTGGCCGACATTGTCGTCCTCTACACAGGCCTCCTCCGACAATGGCTCAGGTACGTGGTCGACACTGACATTCGAGAATTGTCGCCTGTCGTCTGTAGACTGCACATCTTCTCCGTTTACGTTTCCATCGACTATTCAGTGTGGATCTTAGTAGCTGTCTCTGTGGAGAGATTTATTGGAGTTTGCTTTCCTTTCAAGGCGAAAACTTTCTGCACAAGGCGCAGAACACAGATCACTCTTTTTGTCATCTTCTGCCTTCTCGCCATCTTAAACTCCCATTTCTTTTTTGGATTTGGATCCAGCTTCGATAACTCCACTGGCGTTCCTGTTCTAATCTCCCATTGCACGGTGTTGACGAACGAATATGCTTTATTTACTGAGAACATCTGGCCTTGGGTCGATCTTGCCGTCTTTTCTATGATTCCGTTCTGCCTCATCATCGTCTGTAACATCTCCCTCATCTTTCGGGTCGTCTATTCCCGCAGGAGGCACCGGGTGGCACCCACCGATGCCCACACGACCAGTGGAGTAAGTACCTCATCCATGACCGCTCTGCTTATCTCACTCAATACCTTGTTCCTCTTCACAACGGCACCTATCAGTATATACTTGATCGGTTACCCGCGCTGGTCGCGCACCGCCGACTATAACGAGTTCGCTCTTTTGAACCTTTGCTGGGCCATTGTCAATTTTCTCATGTACCTCAACAATTCATTAAACTTTATATTATACTGTCTGAGTGGACCTCGTTTTCGGCGGGAGATAAAATTGATCTGCGCGCGTCGTCATAAAGTGGGGGTCCTTAAGTTGACGATGCCAA AGAGACACGTTCACTCAAAGGGAATGATTCTGAAACTTTGTTCTGGGTTACGATGA